A single Thermoanaerobacterium sp. RBIITD DNA region contains:
- a CDS encoding sigma 54-interacting transcriptional regulator produces MVDEIVKVIQNEDKKNPLTDEKIASILKINREDVTQYRLLNDIPDSRERRKPYLYEDAKKILSKNRNISDRQFTKELNDLGYDISRFVASQIKKELLNSVDIVKIHDEPVDCEDRKEDNETSKENGLSFKEIIGHDGSLKAQISQAKAAILYPPHGLHTLILGPSGVGKSQLAEAMYNFAIESGMLKSDSPFIVFNCADYADNPQLLIAQLFGYNKGSFTGADTTKPGLVEKADGGVLFLDEVHRLPSEGQEILFYLLDKGKFRRLGETENTREAKIMLIAATTENPESSLLLTFRRRIPMVIELPPINERPYSERYDIINFFFTKEAFRINRSIRIKSDVIRALMLYDCPGNIGQMRSDIQVACARGFLNTLDSKTDTININLSDLPNHVRMGLLKVSKREPDIEKYVDKDMVVYPNKRNKLLPKEDRYILPDEIYQFIEDRFNELKEQGLSKDNIYKIVGNQVETELKRFANNAKSNISVSKKELREIVGEKILYAVEDAFNIAKQNYKNVQDNLFYSLAIHLSAAYERLKSGKTIINPQLDNVKKEYAKEYTVAKQMVDRINQDLNIMLTEDEVGFVAMYLRTFSTGREKSEGRVAVIVLTHGHVACGMADVANKLLGVNIAHGIEMALDESPEDALERTIEVVKKVDEGKGCVILVDMGSLITFGEIITKRTGIPTRTIGRVDTVMVLEAVRRAIIPDATIDEIAGELDENKTYVGHVEGVKDSNKLPKAIVTICITGEGTALKIKKYIEDKIPGIRNRLKIIPIGLFNENEIDEEIKKIRGKNNIQAFVGTIDPKIDSVSFIPVEEIMNGEGLQRLKKIAGMDIELKSRLKDVITEDLILCDIDVSVKSDIIDNLVTLLEEKGYVDERFMLSVYKRESMGATWMKGGIAIPHGDTKYVTKPAIAIAKLKEPIFWEGDLETDLIFMIALKEDSKDYMLDLYKVLTDENIVKALREAKNTAQIKEIILKNTIPAN; encoded by the coding sequence ATTGTAAAGGTTATTCAGAATGAAGATAAGAAAAATCCGCTTACAGATGAGAAAATAGCTTCAATATTAAAAATAAATAGAGAAGATGTTACTCAATATAGGCTTTTAAATGATATACCTGATTCAAGAGAGAGAAGAAAGCCCTATCTATATGAAGATGCTAAAAAGATTCTAAGTAAAAATAGAAATATATCTGATAGACAATTTACTAAGGAGTTAAATGATTTAGGATATGATATATCTCGCTTTGTAGCTTCTCAAATAAAAAAAGAGCTTTTAAACTCGGTAGATATTGTTAAGATACATGATGAGCCTGTTGATTGTGAAGATAGGAAAGAAGACAATGAAACAAGCAAAGAAAATGGATTATCATTTAAAGAAATCATAGGACATGATGGAAGTTTAAAGGCACAGATAAGTCAGGCAAAAGCCGCAATACTATATCCACCACATGGTCTTCATACATTGATACTCGGACCGTCTGGTGTTGGCAAAAGCCAGCTTGCTGAAGCTATGTATAATTTTGCGATAGAATCCGGCATGCTCAAAAGCGATAGCCCTTTTATTGTCTTTAATTGTGCAGACTATGCGGATAACCCTCAGCTTCTTATTGCACAGTTATTTGGATACAATAAAGGCTCTTTCACAGGTGCTGATACAACTAAGCCCGGGTTAGTAGAAAAAGCCGATGGAGGCGTACTATTTCTCGATGAAGTACACAGATTACCGAGCGAGGGACAGGAAATTTTATTTTATTTACTCGATAAGGGAAAATTCAGAAGGCTTGGTGAGACAGAAAACACAAGAGAAGCTAAGATAATGTTAATTGCCGCGACAACGGAAAATCCAGAATCATCCCTACTTCTTACATTTAGAAGAAGAATACCGATGGTTATAGAATTGCCCCCAATTAATGAAAGGCCATATTCTGAAAGGTATGACATAATAAATTTCTTCTTTACTAAAGAAGCCTTCAGAATTAATAGGTCTATAAGGATAAAGTCTGATGTAATAAGAGCATTAATGTTATACGATTGCCCTGGAAACATTGGGCAGATGAGGAGTGATATACAAGTTGCATGTGCAAGGGGATTTTTAAATACACTCGATAGTAAAACAGATACAATCAATATAAATTTATCAGATCTGCCGAACCATGTTAGAATGGGATTGCTTAAAGTCAGCAAAAGGGAACCGGATATAGAGAAATATGTTGATAAAGACATGGTAGTATACCCCAATAAAAGAAATAAGCTTCTTCCGAAAGAAGACAGATATATACTTCCCGATGAGATATATCAATTTATAGAAGACAGGTTTAATGAGCTTAAAGAACAAGGCCTTTCAAAGGATAATATATATAAGATAGTCGGCAATCAAGTAGAAACAGAATTAAAAAGATTTGCAAATAATGCAAAATCAAACATCTCAGTCTCTAAAAAAGAATTAAGGGAAATTGTCGGGGAAAAGATTTTGTATGCTGTAGAAGATGCATTTAATATTGCAAAACAAAATTATAAAAATGTTCAGGACAATCTTTTTTATTCCCTTGCAATACATTTAAGTGCAGCATATGAAAGACTAAAGAGCGGAAAGACAATTATAAATCCTCAGCTTGATAATGTAAAAAAAGAGTATGCAAAGGAATATACAGTTGCAAAACAAATGGTAGATAGAATCAATCAAGACCTTAATATAATGCTTACAGAAGATGAGGTTGGTTTTGTAGCAATGTATTTAAGAACATTTTCAACCGGCAGAGAAAAAAGTGAAGGAAGAGTGGCTGTTATAGTATTAACACATGGCCATGTAGCTTGTGGCATGGCAGATGTTGCAAATAAACTTTTGGGTGTCAATATAGCACATGGCATAGAGATGGCACTAGATGAAAGCCCAGAAGACGCACTCGAGCGGACTATAGAAGTTGTAAAAAAAGTCGATGAAGGTAAGGGTTGTGTAATACTTGTCGATATGGGATCACTTATAACTTTTGGCGAAATAATCACAAAAAGAACGGGGATACCGACAAGGACGATAGGAAGAGTTGACACAGTTATGGTTTTAGAAGCCGTAAGAAGAGCAATTATTCCGGATGCGACTATTGATGAGATAGCCGGTGAGCTTGACGAAAATAAAACATACGTTGGACATGTTGAGGGTGTAAAAGACTCAAATAAGCTTCCAAAAGCTATTGTGACGATTTGCATAACTGGTGAAGGAACGGCACTCAAGATTAAAAAGTATATAGAAGACAAAATACCTGGTATAAGAAATAGATTAAAAATAATTCCGATAGGCCTATTTAATGAAAATGAAATAGATGAGGAAATAAAGAAGATAAGAGGCAAAAATAATATTCAAGCATTTGTAGGAACAATTGATCCAAAAATTGATAGTGTATCATTTATACCAGTAGAAGAGATAATGAATGGAGAAGGGCTACAAAGACTCAAAAAAATAGCAGGTATGGATATAGAGCTTAAGAGTAGACTTAAAGATGTAATAACAGAAGATCTGATATTATGTGACATCGATGTCAGTGTGAAAAGTGATATAATCGATAATTTGGTTACTCTTCTTGAAGAAAAGGGTTATGTTGATGAAAGATTTATGCTAAGTGTATATAAAAGAGAGTCAATGGGAGCCACATGGATGAAAGGTGGTATAGCAATCCCACATGGTGATACAAAATATGTCACAAAACCTGCCATAGCAATCGCAAAACTAAAAGAGCCTATCTTCTGGGAAGGGGATTTAGAAACGGATTTAATATTTATGATTGCTTTGAAAGAAGATTCCAAAGATTATATGCTTGATTTATATAAAGTGCTGACAGATGAAAATATAGTAAAAGCATTGAGAGAAGCCAAAAATACGGCACAAATAAAAGAAATAATATTAAAAAATACAATACCGGCCAATTAA